GCCGCATCCCTGGCGGAGCAGATCCGCGCGTTGATCCTCGACGGCCGGTTGACCGTCGGGGAGCGGCTGCCCAGCGAACGGGCCCTGGCGCTCGAACTGCGCCGCTCCCGATCGACGACGACCCGCGTCTACGGGCTCCTCGAGGGCGACGGCTACGTGGTGCGTCGACACGGCGGGAGCACGCGGGTCGCGCTGCCGCATACGGCGCACCGCCTCGCCGACCCCGACGATGACGACGCGATCGACCTCTCCATCGCCTCGATGGATTCGACTCCGGGGCTCTATGACGCGACGGTGAGGTCGCTGCCTCGCCTCGCGGCGTTGCGCGGGACCAGCGGATACTCGCTGCGTGGTCTGCCCGAGCTGCGCGACGCCGTCGCCGCCCGGTTCACCGATCGCGGCGTCGAGACCGATCCCGATGAGATCATCATCACCTCCGGCGCGGTCAACGCCTTCAACCTGATCCTCGCCACGATCGGACGCCGCGGTGAACGCGCCCTGGTCGAGCAGCCCACCTTTCCGCACGCACTCGAGGCGCTGCACCGGTACGGCTACCGGATGCTCCCCACGCCCGTCGAGGTCACCGGCTGGGACGAGCGCCATGTCACCGACACCCTCCTGCGGAGCCGCCCGCACGTCGCCTATCTGATCCCCGACTTCCACAATCCGACCGGGGCGACCATGAGCGACGCCGAGCGCTCCCGCATCGCGACGACGGCGCGGAGCACGGGGACGCATGTGATCGTCGACGAGACGACCGCCGAGCTCGACATCGATCGCGGCTGGACTCCCCTGCCCATGTCCGCCCACAGCCCACAGGTGATCACGGTGGGGTCCATGTCGAAGATCGCCTGGGGCGGTCTGCGGATCGGCTGGATCCGCGCGGACCGCGCGCTCATCTCCCGACTGCTCGCCACCCGCCCCTCGTTCGAACTCGGCACAGCGCTGCTCGAGCAGTGCATCGCCGTCGAGCTGCTGCAGGACATGCCGGCTCTCACCGCCCATGTGGCGTCGCGCCTTCGCGCAGGCAGGGCGGCCGTGGCGTCCGGCCTCGGGGCGCTCGGCGGCGTCGCGATGCCGCCCACGAGAGGCGGACTCTCGACCTGGCTCGATCTCGGCGCCCCCGTATCGACCGAGCTGTCGCTCGCGGCACGGCGGCACGGGCTGATCGTGCCGCCAGGGCCGCGCTTCACCACCGGCGGAGTGCTGGAACGCCGACTGCGGATCCCCATCACGCTCTCTCCCGAACGCACGACGGAGGCGATGGAGCGTCTGGGCCGCGCCTGGTCCCACGTGATGAGCGGAGGGGCGACGTCCGACGAGGAAGCGCCCCGCGCGGCCGTCATCTGAGTACAGACGAGGACCCCGTCCCTGGATCAGGGACGGGGTCTTCGTCATGTGGAGCGGGGATTCGCATTCTCGGCGTCCGGGACATGTCACCGGCATCCGATACTCGCGCCTTCCCGCTCCAGGTCTGTGTCGGGCTCTAGCCCACCTTGTGCAGCCAGACGACGCGCGCATCGTCGCTGGCGTGACGGAACGGCTCCAGCTCCTCGTCCCAGGCAGAGCCCAGCGCGATGTCGAGCTCGCGCTGCAGCTCGGTCGCACTGCCCGCGGCGATCTCCATCGCGTAGCGGATGCGGTCTTCGCCGATCACAATGTTGCCCGCCGCATCGGTCTGCGCATAGTGGATGCCGAGATCGGGCGTGTGCAGCCATCGGCCACCGTCGCTGCGGGGCGTCGGGTCCTCGGTCACCTCGAAGCGCAGGTGCTCCCAGCCGCGGATCGCCGTCGCCAGAGCGGCTCCCGTGCCGACCGGGCCGTCCCAGTAGAACTCCGCGCGTCGAGCACCGTCGAGCACCGGCTGTTCGCTCCAGTCGAAGTTCACAGCACGACCGATAGCGCGTCCGACCGCCCATTCCAGGTGCGGGCAGAGCGCGCGAGGGGCAGAGTGGACGAAAACCACTCCGCGTGCGTAAGCCGTCGCCATGATCTCTCCGTTTCATCAGGTGCGTCTTCCCCAACGACCTGAAACACCGAGAACTGGCGTGAATATGCGGTTATGCGCCTATTCTCGCCCAGACCAGTCGAAATCACAAGCATGTGATTCGACGACGAAGGCCCCGGTCACGGGGACCGGGGCCTTCGCGCCTGACTGCACGGAGTCAGACGAGAATCACGCCTCGCTCATGGCCTGCTTGACCTGCTGGCCCTTCGCCGCGTAGTACGCGGCGCGGGCGGCGTCGCGACGGGCCTGCTCGGCGTATCCGGCCTCGAGGACGTCCTGCGGGACCTCGACGTTCGGCACGTCGTCGGTGCCGTTGTACTTCTCGATGTACGCGTCGAGCTCGGGGCCCGAGGTCCACGACGTGATGAGGCAGTACCGCGGCTCGCTGCCCACGTGGGTCGCCGCGTGCCACAGACGCTGCGTGTCGACGATGAGCTGCGCTCCTGCCGGCAGCGCGATGCGGTATTCGACGCTCGGGTCGGTGCGGTTCTCGCGCAGGACGAAGAAGCTGTCCTTGTCGTCGCTGAGGTTGAAGAAGCCGCGGACGACCCATCCGGTGCCGTCCGGGTTCAGACGGTTGTTGTCATCCTGGTGGAGGTTGTACAGGCACTCGCCGTAGGGCGTGGGCTGCAGCTCGATGACACGGCAGCGACCGACGTTCGCACCGGGCTCCTGCGCGCGACGCGTCAGGTTCGGGGCCTTGGCGGTCTGGGAGTCGATCCAGACGCCGTCCTTGTCGGTGCGCGGCGGCTTGTGATTCCAGAAGCCGTTGCACTCGATCTCACCCTTGGCGCTCGCGAGCGGCGCGAAGCGGGTGTCGCCCGACGACTTCCAGTCGTTGTACTCGATGTCGAGCCACTCCTTGGGGTCGAGCTCCTGGTCGTAGCTGTCGAGAACGACGAAGCCCTTGTCTTCGAGGGCGGCGGACTTGATGTATCCCATGATCTGAACCAGATCCTCTCATCGGGGGCCAGCACGTTTTAACAGGCCCTGATAAGGCAAGCCTAACAGGGCGCCTCTGGAGCGCCGCCGAAGCCCGCCGTGAATAAGCGAATAGACTGAATCGGGCGCCTGGCGACTCCTCGGCGCCGCGCGTTACGGGAGGACGAGACACCAGCATGAGCACTGCGACGAACGTCGAGGCGACAGCTGTCAATACGATCGAGTGGCTCGCAGAGGACTCCACGACCATCGTCGTCCCGGTGTATCAGCGGCAGTATCGGTGGGACATCGGCGGCTGCGAGCAGTTGCTCTCCGATGTGCGTGCCGTCGCCCGCGAGAACTCGTCGCACCGCCACTTCATCGGCTCGATCCTCTCGGCCGCCGACGATTCCGACGCCGACACCGAGCTCGTGCTGATCGACGGTCAGCAGCGGATCACCACGATCATGCTGCTCGTGGCCGCCCTGCAGCACGCGGTGCGCGACAGCGCTCCCGAGCTCGCCGCGGAACTGGACCGCGTCCTGGTGCGCCCCGACGATCCCCGCAGGACGAAGCTGCGTCCGCACGACGAATGGGCCGAGCTCTACGAGTCGGTGGTGCTGGATCGGGGCGACCACGCCGATCGCGAGTCGCGTTTCGACGACAACTACGCCTTCTTCCGCAGCCAGGTGCATGCCGATGAGGCGGCGACGATCTGGCAGGGCCTGCAGCGCCTCGAGCACGTGTCCATCACGCTCGGCGCAGGTGCGAACGCTCAGCAGATCTTCGAGAGCCTGAACTCGACGGGCGAACCGCTGCGCGATCACGAGCTCATCCACAACTACATCCTGATGGGCCTCACGCACACCGAGCAGCTCGACGTCGAGGCCCGGTTCTGGCTTCCCATCGAACGCCACGCGGGCGAGAACATCGCCGCGTTCTGGCGGCACTACCTCGTGATGACGACGGGACGCGAGGTCGCCGCGAACGGCGAGCACGGGGTGTACAGCGCGTTCCGACAGTCGTTCCCGCGCGTCGACGTGGACCATCTGCAGGCGGATGCCGAGGTGTGGCGGCACTACGCGGAGATCTACGGCATCCTGCTGGATCCCTCTCTCGAGAAGGACTCCGAGATCGCGCGGCAGCTGCGATTCGTGAACACCTTCGGTCGTGCCTCCTATCCGCTCGTCCTGAGCGTCTACAGCGACCACGCCAAGGGGCTCATCCCGCGTGACGAGCTGATCCGCACCCTGGAGCGGATCCAGGCGATGTACCTGCGACGGACGCTCGTCAACCTGCCCAATGAACGTCTCGTCGCCCGGCTCTGCCGTGCGCGCGTCGACGGACCCGACGCGCTCGAGAGGGCCTTCGCACGCATCACCCCCTCGGACGAGCGGGTCAGCGCGGTGCTCAAGTACAGCGAGCTCCCCCACCCGGCGTACGTTCTCGGTCGCCTGGAGGGCGTCGAGGACACGGACGGATTCGACGTCGAGCACATCGTCCCGACCGTTCCCAGCGACAGCTGGTCGGGCGACGGAGCGCGCGAATGGATCGACTACTCCGACGACGAGCGAAACGCCCACCGTGCGCTGGCGCCCACGCTCGGCAACCTGACGCTGCTGGAGCAGAGCCTGTCGGAGCGGTACTTCGGGGAGCCGTACGCCGTGAAGCGCACCTCGGCGTATGCGCGCAGCGCGGTTCCCGAGACCGCGGCGCTGCAGTCGACCGAGACCTGGGGAACGGCCATGATCTCGCAGCGCACCGTGCGGCTCACGGCCGAGCTCCTGCGCATCTGGGCGCGGCCCGCGCTCACCGAGATCGACGACGACGGTCTGACCCCGATCCTCGACGCCGTGCGGCGCCGTGGCTGGCCCGCGGGCTGGGAGCGCGAGTTCGAGTACGTCGAATACCGCGGAGAGCGCTGGGAGGTCTACGACGTCCGGCATCTGTTCAACCGCGTCTTCCGACGTGCGTGGACCGACACCCGCGCTGCGGCGGTCTCGTACTGCGCCGCGCACGGCGGACCGATCTACGACGGGACCGCGTGGAAGGGGCAGTGGGACCGGCTCGACGACACCCATCACCTGTACATGGGGTGGGATTCCACGTACATGATGAGCGCTGTGCAGGGCGTGCTCCAGGAGGCGGACATCGCCTCGGAGGTCTTCGTGAAGTACTCCTACATCGGGAATGTGATGTGACATGACCACGACCATCCATCGTCTGCTCGACCTCGCCGTCGAAGAGCACACTCTGACCGTCCCGCTCGTGTGGGACGACCCCGCCGACACCCGCACGATCGAGATCTTCGCGCGCGTCGTGACCCGCGACGGAGGCGACTCGCTGCCCTTCCTCGTCTACCTCCAGGGCGGACCGGGCCACGAGGCGCCCCGCCCGTTCCATTCGTCGACAGCACCGCCCTGGCTCGACGAGGCTCTCGCCCACTACCGCGTGGTCATGCTGGACCAGCGCGGCACCGGCCTGTCGACTCCGGTCGGAGACGACGACCTGGCCGAGGGCTCGGCCGCCGTCGCCGAGTATCTGACCCACCTGCGCGCCGATGCCATCGTGCGCGACTGCGAGGCGATGCGCGAGCACCTCGGTGCGATCACCTGGAGCGTGCTGGGTCAGTCGTTCGGCGGATTCACATCGCTCGCATATCTGTCGACCCATGCCGCCTCGCTGGCCGATGTCTTCATCACGGGCGGCCTGAGTGCGATCGGCCGACACCCGGACGACGTCTACGCCCTCTGCTACAGCAAGATGCGCGACGCCTCCGAGCGCTACTACCGTCGGTTCCCCGAGCACCGCGATCGCATGCGCAGACTGGTGGATCACGCGGATGCCGGCGACATCGTCCTGCCGGACGGTGAAGTGGTGTCCCGCTCGCGTCTGCGATCGGTGGGGTCCGCCCTCGGCATGAACGAGGGGTGGCAGACGCTGTGGTCGCTTCTCGAGCGCGACCACAGGTCGAACGCCTTCCGTCACGACCTCATGCACGCGATGCCGTACAGCGGCCGCAATCCGCTCTACTTCGCCTTCCACGAGTCGAGCTATGCCGACGGCCACGCGACGCGGTGGTCGGCCGAGCGTGTCGAGCCCGACGACTTCCGCGAGGACGTCACCCTCTTCACCGGCGAGCACATCCGTCGCGAGTGGACCGAGACGGTTCCCGCATTCCGACCCTGGCGCGAGGTGACACTGGAGCTCGCCGAGTTCGAGTGGCCGCGCCTCTACGACCGGGTGGCGATCGAGGCGTCCGGGGCGACCGGAGCCGCGGCGGTCTACGCGAACGACGTCTACGTCCCCCTGGAGTACTCGCTCGAGACCGCGGGGCTGCTCCCGGGAATCGCACTGTGGGTGACGAGCGAGCACGAGCACAACGGTCTCCGCTCCGGCCCCGTCCTCAGTCGTCTGATCGACCTCGCTCACGGACGGCGCATCCGCTGAGGATCATCCCGTGGGCGGATGCCGGCGGCGGAAGAGTCTTCTAGCCTGGACACATGGCTGAGACGGTGGGGATGCTTCTGACCGTGGCGATCATGCTCCTGGTCGTGATCGCGGTCGTGATCGTGATCGTGGCCGTGTATTCGCGCGTGCCCCTCGAGCGGAAGTACGAGAGCTCCGGCGGTGGACTGGGCGGATCGTTCGACGCGATCTGGATGCCGTCGGCCCATGGCGCCGGCATCGAGCGCGATCGTCAGACGAAGCGCATGGCTCCTGCCCCGGTGGCGGGCGACCCGCCCCACAGCATCCGCGGCGACCGCATCACGATCGACCTCTGAGTCCGTCCGGCCCGGCCGCCGGATACGACGAGGGCCCCGGTTCCGAGAACCGGGGCCTTCGTGGTGGCGATGTCCTTACTTGGACGAGCCGCCGAAGCCCTTGAAGCGCTGGTTGAACTTCTCGACGCGGCCGGCCGAGTCCATGATGCGCTGCTTGCCCGTGTAGAACGGGTGCGAGGCCGACGAGATCTCGACGTCGATGACGGGGTACTCGACACCGTCGAGCTCGATCGTCTTGTCGCTGGACACCGTCGAGCGGGTGCGGAACGTCTCGCCCGAGCCGAGGTCGCGGAACACGACGTCCTTGTACACGGGGTGAATGTCAGTCTTCATGGGATTCCTTAGTTGCTGCCCTGGATTGTGCCAGGGACGAGGGAAGTCTGCGGTGCACGACGCACCAAGGATCGATCCTACCAGATGCTCGTCAGGATGCTGCGCGAGCGGCGTAGCGGCCGTCTTCGCTGCTGAGCACGATCGGCATGCCGAACGCCTCGGTCAGCGCGTCGGCGGTGAGGGTCTCGGCGATCGGGCCCGCGGCCACGATCCGTCCCTCGCGCATGAGGAGCACATGGGTGAACCCGACGGGGATCTCCTCGACGTGGTGGGTGACCATCAGCATGGCCGGAGTCGTCGGCGACGACGCGTACCCGCTCAGCAGGGCCAGCAGTTCTTCCCTCGAACCGAGGTCGAGCGACGCGGTCGGCTCGTCGAGCAGCAGCAGCTCGGGGTCCGTCATCACCGCGCGGGCGATCTGGACGCGCTTCTGCTCTCCGTCGCTCAGCGTTCCGAACGTGCGCTCGGCGAGGTGATCGAGGCGCCAGTCCGCGAGGACACGCAGCGCGCGACGCTCGTCGATGTCCTCGTAGCCCTCGTTCCACCGTCCGAGCACCGAGAAGGCCGCCGTGAGCACGGTGTTCAGAACCGTCTCGTCGCGCGGAACGCGCTTGGCCATCGCCGAAGAGGCGAAGCCGATCCGCGGGCGCAGCTCGAACACGTCGGTCCGGCCGAGGGTCTCCCCCAGCACGGTGACGGTTCCCGAGGTCGGATGCATCAGCGTGTCGGCGAGCTGGAGCAGCGTGGTCTTGCCTGCGCCGTTGGGGCCGAGGATCACCCACCGCTGATCATCGTCGACCTGCCAGGTCACGTGATCGATGATGTCGCGCCCCTCGCGGCGCACGACGACGTCGGTGAATTCCAGGGCGCTCGACATGCCTCCAGCCTATCGGCTCAGGCGGTGAGCTCCGCGTACAGCGCGCGCGTGGTGTCGGCGATCGCTCCCCAGCTGAACTCGTCGCGAGCCCTCTCCCGACCGGCCTCGCCGTACGCGCGTGCACGCTCGGGATCGGAGGTCACCTCTGTCAGCACCCGCGCGAGATCCGCGACGTAGCGCTCGGGGTCGACCGGCGTGCCGGTGCCGTCCTGCACCTGCTCGATCGGCACCAGGCGCCCCGTCACGCCGTCGGCGACGACCTCGGGGATTCCACCGGTCGCGGTCCCGACGACGGCGGCGCCGCACGCCATGGCCTCGAGGTTGACGATCCCGAGCGGCTCGTAGACGGAGGGGCAGACGAACGTGGTGGCGGCGGTGAGGATGGCGGAGAGCTCGTCGCGCGGCAGCATCCGCTCGATCCAGACCACTCCCTCCCTGGTCTGCTGCAGGAGCTTCACCCCCTCCTGCACCTCCGCCATGATCTCGGCGGTGTCGGGCGCACCCGCGCACAGGATCAGCTGCACCTCCGGGGGAAGCAGTCGCGCCGCCTGCAGCAGGTACGGCAGGCCCTTCTGACGGGTGATCCTGCCGACGAAGACGACGGACGGACGCGACGGGTCGATTCCCACGGACTCGAGGAACGCGGGGTTCTGCACCGGACGCCACCGCTCCACGTCGATGCCGTTGTGGATCACCCGGACCTTCGCCGGGTCCACCGACGGGTAGCTGCGCAGGATGTCCGCGCGCATGCCCGCGCTCACCGCGATGACCGCGGCGGCGTTCTCGTACGCCAGCTTCTCGATCCCGCTGGAGACCGCGTAGCCGCCTCCGAGCTGCTCGGCCTTCCAGGGCCGCAGTGGCTCGAGACTGTGGGCGGTGAGCACGTGCGGGATGCCGTGCAGCTGCGACGCGAGGTGACCCGCGAAGTTCGCGTACCAGGTGTGGCTGTGCACGAGGTCGGCGTCGGAGATCGCCGCGACGATCTCGAGATCCGTGCCCAGCGTCTGCAGCGCGGCGTTCGCGGAGGCGAGTTCGGAGGGGGTCCGGTAGGCGGACGTACCCGCCTCATCTCGGGGCGAACCGAAAGCCCGCACCTGCACGTCGATGCTGTGTCGCAGCGCCGTGACGAGCTCCGCGACGTGCACTCCGGCACCTCCGTAGATCTCCGGCGGGTATTCCTTCGTGATCATCTCGACGCGCATGGTTAGACGGTAGTGACTCACTTGTCCAGATGCTAGTTCGGCGGGTCGATTCGCCTCTATGGTAGGTGCATGTCCGCTCCAAAGAAGATCTTCGGCATCATCCTCGCCGGCGGCGAGGGTAAGCGTCTCATGCCCCTCACGGGTGACCGTGCCAAACCTGCCGTGCCTTTCGGTGGACAGTACCGCCTGATAGATTTCGCGATCTCGAACCTCATCAACTCCGGTCTCCGGCAGATCGTCGTGCTCACCCAGTACAAGTCGCACAGCCTCGACCGGCACATCTCCCAGACCTGGCGGATGTCCGCGCTGCTCGACTCGTACGTCGCGTCCGTGCCCGCCCAGCAGCGCCTGGGCAAGCGCTGGTTCTCGGGCTCGGCCGACGCGATCCTGCAGAGCATGAACCTGATCAACGACGAGAAGCCCGACATCGTCGTGGTGATCGGCGCCGACCACGTGTACCGCATGGACTTCCGCCAGATGCTCGACGCGCACATCGAGTCCGGCGCGAAGGCCACCGTCGCCGGCATCCGTCAGCCCATCTCGATGGCATCGCAGTTCGGCGTGATCGACGCGGACACGCAGTCGGGTCGCATCAAGCAGTTCCTCGAGAAGCCCACCGATGCCACGGGACTCGAGGACTCTCCGCACGAGGTCCTCGCATCCATGGGCAACTACATCTTCGACGCCGACGCGCTGATCGCTGCGGTCGAGGCCGATGGGGAGTCTCCCACCTCGGGGCACGACATGGGCGGCGACATCGTGCCGTACTTCGTCGACCGCGGCGAGGCCGGCTACTACGACATGAAGCAGAACGACGTCCCCGGGTCGTCGCCGCGAGACCGCTCCTACTGGCGCGATGTGGGTACGATCGATTCCTTCTTCGACGCCCACATGGACCTGATCTCGACCCTGCCGATCTTCAACCTGTACAACATGGAGTGGCCGATCCACTCGCAGGCGGTCAACTCCCCGCCTGCGAAGTTCGTGCGCGACTCCGTGGGGCGCATCGGCAATGCGATCGACTCGATCGTGTCGCTCGGGTCCGTGCTGTCCGGAACGCACCTCGAACGCAGCGTGGTCGGGCCGTGGACCCTTGCGGGCGGCGGTTCCACCATCACCGACTCCGTCGTCTTCGACGGCGTGCGGGTCGGTGCGGGCTCCCGCGTGCACCGCGCGATCCTCGACAAGAACGTCGTGCTCGCCGACGGGGCGACGGTCGGTGTCGATCGCGAGCGAGACCTCGCTCGGGGCTTCACGGTCACCGAATCGGGGATCACGGTCGTGGGCAAGGGACTCTTCATCGAACGCTGAGCCCGAAAGCTCCTCCGACGCCGCCCGGCGGACGATCACGGCATCCCGTGGTCGTCCGCCGGGCGGTGTCGCTGTCGCTAGGCTCGAAGCCGTGACCTCTGCGCGCTTCCTCGTCGTCCTCGATGCCGATTCCACCCTGATCCGCAACGAGGTGATCGAACTGATCGCCGACGAAGCGGGGCGCCGCGCCGAGGTGCAGGCCGCGACCGAGGCGGCGATGCGCGGCGAGATCGACTTCGCGACGAGTCTGCGCTCGCGGGTCGCCGCCCTCGAGGGGGTCCCGGTCTCCGCATTCCCGCGAGTGCTCGCCCGGATCGAGCCGACCCCGGGGGTGCGCGAGCTGACCTCCGCCGTGCATGCACGGGGCGGAGTCGTCGGCGTCGTCTCCGGAGGTTTCCACGAGATCCTCGACGACGTGGCTCCGGGTCTGGGCGTCGACCGGTGGCGCGCGAATCGGCTCGACGTCGTCGACGGCGCCCTGTCCGGTCGCGTCGACGGCGCCATCGTCGACGCCGCGGCCAAGGCGGCGTCGTTGCGCGAGTGGGCGGACGAGCTGGGAGTCCCCCGCCACGCGACCATCGCCATCGGAGACGGCGCCAACGATCTGCAGATGATGGCCGCGGCGGGCCTCGGCGTGGCCTTCAACGCCAAGCCCGCGGTGCGTGCGGCCGCCAGCATCGTCGTCGGCCCTCAGGACCTGTCCGAGGTCATCGCGCTGCTTCCGTAGCGGATGTCGGCGGCTCGGTCTATCGTCGCCGCATGGACATCATCCTCATCCCCGGACTCTGGCTCGACGCGTCGAGCTGGAGCGACGTCACATCCGATCTCGAACGGGCGGGGCACGCGGTGCATCCGCTCACGATGCCTGGGGTGGGTGAACCCGCGGATCAGTCCTCGGAGATCGGCATCTCGGACTGGGTCGAGGCCGCCGTCGCGGCGGTCGACGCGGTCGTCGACACGGCGGGCGGCCCGGTCGTGGTCGTCGGTCACAGCGGCGGCGGCAACGTGGCGTGGGGCGTCGCCGACGCTCGTCCCGACGCCGTGTCGCGCGTGGTCTTCGTCGACACGGTGCCGCCACCGTCCGGCATGGGCATCAGCGAGTTCGAGGTCGTCGACGGCGTCATACCGTTTCCGGGCTGGAACCACTTCCCCGCTGAAGACGTCGACGACCTCGATGAGGCGACACGCGCCCGCACCGCACCCCTCACCGCCAGCGTCCCCGCTCGGGTGCCCACCGATCCGATCGAGCTCGCCTCAGGCGGCCGGCACCGTGTTCCGGTCACCATGCTCATGGGCGGCTTCGACCAGGAGACCCTCGAGTCCGAGCTCGCCGAGTGGGGGCCCTACGCCGACGAGTTCCGTGCGATCGACGACGTCGAGGTCGTGCGGATCGGGTCCGGCCATTGGCCGCAGTTCTCGGTTCCGAGTCGTCTGGCGACCCTCATCGATGCGGCGGTCGTCCGGCGCTGAGGTCAGTGCCCCATCCCGAGACCGCCGTCGACCGGGATGACCGCCCCCGAGATGTAGCCGGCGTCGTCGCCCGCCAGCCAGGTCACGACGCCGGCCACCTCGTCGGCCGTCGCGAAACGGCCGGCGGGGATGTTCGCCTTGTACTGCTTCTGCGTCTCCTCCGGCAGTTCCGCCGTCATGTCCGTCTCGATGAACCCCGGCGCGACGACGTTCGCCGTGATGCCACGTCCGCCGAGCTCACGCGTGAGCGAACGCGCGAATCCGACGAGCGCGCTCTTGGACGCCGAGTAGTTCACCTGTCCCGCGGACCCGTACAGTCCCACGACGCTGGAGATCAGGATGACGCGTCCGAACCGAGCGCGCAGCATGCCCTTGGACGCGCGCTTGACCACCCGGAACGTGCCGCCGAGATTGGTGGCCACGACGCTGTCGAAGTCGTCTTCGCTCATGCGCAGCAGCAGAGTGTCCTTGGTGATTCCGGCGTTGGCGACGACGATCTCGATCGGTCCGAGCTGCTGCTCGAC
The sequence above is a segment of the Microbacterium sp. Root553 genome. Coding sequences within it:
- a CDS encoding DUF262 domain-containing protein; the encoded protein is MSTATNVEATAVNTIEWLAEDSTTIVVPVYQRQYRWDIGGCEQLLSDVRAVARENSSHRHFIGSILSAADDSDADTELVLIDGQQRITTIMLLVAALQHAVRDSAPELAAELDRVLVRPDDPRRTKLRPHDEWAELYESVVLDRGDHADRESRFDDNYAFFRSQVHADEAATIWQGLQRLEHVSITLGAGANAQQIFESLNSTGEPLRDHELIHNYILMGLTHTEQLDVEARFWLPIERHAGENIAAFWRHYLVMTTGREVAANGEHGVYSAFRQSFPRVDVDHLQADAEVWRHYAEIYGILLDPSLEKDSEIARQLRFVNTFGRASYPLVLSVYSDHAKGLIPRDELIRTLERIQAMYLRRTLVNLPNERLVARLCRARVDGPDALERAFARITPSDERVSAVLKYSELPHPAYVLGRLEGVEDTDGFDVEHIVPTVPSDSWSGDGAREWIDYSDDERNAHRALAPTLGNLTLLEQSLSERYFGEPYAVKRTSAYARSAVPETAALQSTETWGTAMISQRTVRLTAELLRIWARPALTEIDDDGLTPILDAVRRRGWPAGWEREFEYVEYRGERWEVYDVRHLFNRVFRRAWTDTRAAAVSYCAAHGGPIYDGTAWKGQWDRLDDTHHLYMGWDSTYMMSAVQGVLQEADIASEVFVKYSYIGNVM
- the yczR gene encoding MocR-like transcription factor YczR codes for the protein MASRLVEQLGGQHAAGATAASLAEQIRALILDGRLTVGERLPSERALALELRRSRSTTTRVYGLLEGDGYVVRRHGGSTRVALPHTAHRLADPDDDDAIDLSIASMDSTPGLYDATVRSLPRLAALRGTSGYSLRGLPELRDAVAARFTDRGVETDPDEIIITSGAVNAFNLILATIGRRGERALVEQPTFPHALEALHRYGYRMLPTPVEVTGWDERHVTDTLLRSRPHVAYLIPDFHNPTGATMSDAERSRIATTARSTGTHVIVDETTAELDIDRGWTPLPMSAHSPQVITVGSMSKIAWGGLRIGWIRADRALISRLLATRPSFELGTALLEQCIAVELLQDMPALTAHVASRLRAGRAAVASGLGALGGVAMPPTRGGLSTWLDLGAPVSTELSLAARRHGLIVPPGPRFTTGGVLERRLRIPITLSPERTTEAMERLGRAWSHVMSGGATSDEEAPRAAVI
- a CDS encoding DUF3145 domain-containing protein, with translation MATAYARGVVFVHSAPRALCPHLEWAVGRAIGRAVNFDWSEQPVLDGARRAEFYWDGPVGTGAALATAIRGWEHLRFEVTEDPTPRSDGGRWLHTPDLGIHYAQTDAAGNIVIGEDRIRYAMEIAAGSATELQRELDIALGSAWDEELEPFRHASDDARVVWLHKVG
- a CDS encoding alpha/beta fold hydrolase, which gives rise to MTTTIHRLLDLAVEEHTLTVPLVWDDPADTRTIEIFARVVTRDGGDSLPFLVYLQGGPGHEAPRPFHSSTAPPWLDEALAHYRVVMLDQRGTGLSTPVGDDDLAEGSAAVAEYLTHLRADAIVRDCEAMREHLGAITWSVLGQSFGGFTSLAYLSTHAASLADVFITGGLSAIGRHPDDVYALCYSKMRDASERYYRRFPEHRDRMRRLVDHADAGDIVLPDGEVVSRSRLRSVGSALGMNEGWQTLWSLLERDHRSNAFRHDLMHAMPYSGRNPLYFAFHESSYADGHATRWSAERVEPDDFREDVTLFTGEHIRREWTETVPAFRPWREVTLELAEFEWPRLYDRVAIEASGATGAAAVYANDVYVPLEYSLETAGLLPGIALWVTSEHEHNGLRSGPVLSRLIDLAHGRRIR
- a CDS encoding ABC transporter ATP-binding protein — its product is MSSALEFTDVVVRREGRDIIDHVTWQVDDDQRWVILGPNGAGKTTLLQLADTLMHPTSGTVTVLGETLGRTDVFELRPRIGFASSAMAKRVPRDETVLNTVLTAAFSVLGRWNEGYEDIDERRALRVLADWRLDHLAERTFGTLSDGEQKRVQIARAVMTDPELLLLDEPTASLDLGSREELLALLSGYASSPTTPAMLMVTHHVEEIPVGFTHVLLMREGRIVAAGPIAETLTADALTEAFGMPIVLSSEDGRYAARAAS
- a CDS encoding type B 50S ribosomal protein L31, which codes for MKTDIHPVYKDVVFRDLGSGETFRTRSTVSSDKTIELDGVEYPVIDVEISSASHPFYTGKQRIMDSAGRVEKFNQRFKGFGGSSK
- the glgA gene encoding glycogen synthase; this encodes MRVEMITKEYPPEIYGGAGVHVAELVTALRHSIDVQVRAFGSPRDEAGTSAYRTPSELASANAALQTLGTDLEIVAAISDADLVHSHTWYANFAGHLASQLHGIPHVLTAHSLEPLRPWKAEQLGGGYAVSSGIEKLAYENAAAVIAVSAGMRADILRSYPSVDPAKVRVIHNGIDVERWRPVQNPAFLESVGIDPSRPSVVFVGRITRQKGLPYLLQAARLLPPEVQLILCAGAPDTAEIMAEVQEGVKLLQQTREGVVWIERMLPRDELSAILTAATTFVCPSVYEPLGIVNLEAMACGAAVVGTATGGIPEVVADGVTGRLVPIEQVQDGTGTPVDPERYVADLARVLTEVTSDPERARAYGEAGRERARDEFSWGAIADTTRALYAELTA
- the glgC gene encoding glucose-1-phosphate adenylyltransferase, coding for MSAPKKIFGIILAGGEGKRLMPLTGDRAKPAVPFGGQYRLIDFAISNLINSGLRQIVVLTQYKSHSLDRHISQTWRMSALLDSYVASVPAQQRLGKRWFSGSADAILQSMNLINDEKPDIVVVIGADHVYRMDFRQMLDAHIESGAKATVAGIRQPISMASQFGVIDADTQSGRIKQFLEKPTDATGLEDSPHEVLASMGNYIFDADALIAAVEADGESPTSGHDMGGDIVPYFVDRGEAGYYDMKQNDVPGSSPRDRSYWRDVGTIDSFFDAHMDLISTLPIFNLYNMEWPIHSQAVNSPPAKFVRDSVGRIGNAIDSIVSLGSVLSGTHLERSVVGPWTLAGGGSTITDSVVFDGVRVGAGSRVHRAILDKNVVLADGATVGVDRERDLARGFTVTESGITVVGKGLFIER